Proteins encoded in a region of the Anoxybacillus amylolyticus genome:
- a CDS encoding enoyl-CoA hydratase/isomerase family protein: MSSVLLERDYDGIVWFTINRPEKRNAINDEVMDALQDTIRLVEENDKVKVLVITGAGDQAFCSGGDLSEFHHLHTKEEAYRMLSKMGTILYSLLTLSKPTVALLNGMAVGGGCELATACDFRYAKQGIKAGFIQGTLGITTGWGGASMLFEKLPYAYALDLLLRAERVPIEKMVEYGWVHALLTEENRKEQCRKLLSPYLAQSVPVLRSYKQYAVKKWKTDEFRTKFFAEIEQCAVLWESEEHEEAVRTFLNRK; the protein is encoded by the coding sequence ATGAGTTCAGTGTTATTGGAACGAGATTATGATGGCATTGTTTGGTTTACGATTAATCGACCAGAAAAACGAAACGCGATTAATGATGAGGTGATGGATGCGCTACAAGATACGATTCGGCTCGTAGAAGAAAATGATAAAGTGAAAGTGCTTGTCATTACCGGAGCCGGCGATCAGGCGTTTTGCTCGGGAGGCGATTTAAGCGAATTTCACCATCTGCATACGAAAGAAGAAGCGTATCGCATGTTGTCGAAAATGGGCACTATTTTATATTCGTTGTTAACGCTTTCTAAGCCGACGGTTGCTTTATTAAATGGGATGGCGGTCGGCGGTGGTTGCGAGCTGGCAACTGCTTGCGACTTTCGATATGCTAAACAAGGCATTAAAGCGGGGTTTATCCAAGGGACGTTAGGCATTACAACCGGCTGGGGCGGAGCAAGCATGTTGTTTGAAAAATTGCCATATGCGTATGCACTCGACCTTTTATTGCGAGCCGAGCGGGTGCCGATTGAAAAAATGGTGGAGTATGGATGGGTTCATGCGTTGCTTACAGAAGAAAATAGAAAAGAACAGTGTCGTAAGCTGCTCTCTCCGTATTTAGCTCAATCGGTGCCTGTACTTCGTTCATATAAACAGTATGCCGTGAAAAAATGGAAGACAGACGAGTTTCGCACCAAATTTTTCGCGGAAATCGAGCAATGTGCCGTTCTTTGGGAGTCGGAGGAACATGAAGAAGCAGTGCGAACTTTTTTAAATCGAAAATGA
- a CDS encoding RsfA family transcriptional regulator: MTNVRQDAWTQDEDLLLAEVVLRHIREGGTQLQAFEEVGRRLSRTAAACGFRWNSYVRKQYQEAIELAKKQRKEKRKHEKAPQKEEREGEQAKVTWQDVIAFLQSSQQSFTHYQHVADENRALKRDMEQLQQMVTKLQMEKEHLQKELNTMKEDYQTLIGIMERARKMVVLEEEQAKKMKFQMDRNGNLEKLEK, translated from the coding sequence ATGACGAATGTGCGCCAAGATGCATGGACACAAGACGAAGATTTATTGTTAGCGGAGGTAGTGTTGCGTCATATTCGTGAAGGTGGGACGCAGCTGCAAGCGTTTGAAGAAGTAGGGAGACGTCTGTCGCGCACCGCAGCTGCTTGTGGCTTTCGCTGGAATTCGTATGTACGGAAACAGTATCAAGAAGCGATTGAATTGGCGAAAAAGCAGCGGAAAGAAAAACGGAAACATGAAAAAGCGCCGCAAAAAGAAGAGCGAGAAGGAGAACAAGCAAAAGTGACGTGGCAAGACGTCATTGCCTTTTTGCAATCATCTCAGCAATCGTTTACTCATTACCAGCATGTTGCGGATGAAAATCGGGCACTAAAACGGGATATGGAACAACTGCAACAAATGGTCACAAAGCTACAAATGGAAAAAGAGCATCTTCAAAAAGAGTTGAACACGATGAAGGAAGATTACCAAACGCTTATTGGCATTATGGAACGCGCGCGCAAAATGGTTGTTCTCGAGGAAGAACAAGCGAAAAAAATGAAATTCCAAATGGATCGGAACGGAAATCTTGAAAAACTAGAAAAATAA
- a CDS encoding 2-dehydropantoate 2-reductase yields the protein MMRIGIIGGGAIGLLLAAYLSPHFEVTVYTRRQGQANRLNEQQLRFCKQGTEQRIHVRAALFGEQAAQEDILFITVKQYDLSAVLSQLKNVPSTTTLLFLQNGMSHLRLLSQWKEQNIVLGVVEHGALKHDDRTVEHTGMGKMTLSLFQGRLGQVEKLLDGKIPHFPIEYTDDWRTMVTNKLVVNAVINPLTAILRIQNGELVRVPEYMEMMKQLFAEVCESLALSNRESAWQRIVAICEKTAANCSSMLSDIKHRRKTEIEAILGYVLEEGKKRGVATSLCQFLFYAVKGMEKHG from the coding sequence ATGATGAGAATAGGTATCATTGGCGGTGGAGCGATTGGGCTTTTACTCGCTGCTTATTTATCGCCGCATTTTGAAGTGACCGTTTATACGCGGCGGCAAGGACAGGCCAACCGGTTAAACGAGCAACAATTGCGCTTTTGCAAACAAGGGACGGAACAACGTATCCACGTTCGTGCTGCGTTGTTTGGCGAACAAGCAGCGCAGGAGGACATATTATTTATTACGGTGAAACAATACGATCTTTCCGCTGTACTTTCGCAGCTGAAAAACGTGCCTTCTACTACAACGTTACTATTTTTGCAAAACGGAATGAGCCATCTTCGACTATTGTCCCAATGGAAAGAGCAAAACATTGTATTAGGAGTCGTTGAACACGGAGCGCTGAAACATGATGATCGTACAGTGGAACATACCGGGATGGGAAAAATGACGCTTTCTTTGTTTCAAGGAAGACTCGGACAAGTCGAGAAGTTATTAGATGGGAAAATTCCCCATTTCCCAATTGAATATACAGACGATTGGCGGACGATGGTAACGAACAAATTAGTCGTCAATGCGGTTATTAATCCGTTGACGGCCATTTTGCGCATCCAAAATGGTGAACTGGTTCGCGTTCCAGAATATATGGAAATGATGAAACAATTGTTTGCCGAAGTTTGCGAATCGCTAGCGTTATCGAACAGAGAAAGCGCATGGCAGCGCATTGTAGCCATTTGTGAGAAAACAGCAGCTAATTGCTCGTCGATGCTATCAGATATCAAGCATAGGCGAAAAACGGAAATAGAAGCGATTTTAGGCTATGTGCTTGAGGAAGGAAAAAAAAGAGGGGTAGCAACCTCGCTTTGCCAGTTTTTATTTTATGCGGTGAAAGGAATGGAGAAGCATGGGTAA
- a CDS encoding DUF3397 domain-containing protein produces the protein MGNIVAHITAAFVTLPILAFLVIYFIARKWTRKKKKSFYVAINVSTFFFIVAVHFFIVAIWGKSYFSVMLISLLLLHLVFVIGYWKKKGDIHIPTIFRLFWRFSFLLFFFLYVGLLSYGIFMRVTNL, from the coding sequence ATGGGTAACATTGTTGCACATATAACTGCAGCGTTCGTGACACTTCCAATATTGGCGTTTTTGGTTATCTATTTCATCGCAAGAAAATGGACAAGGAAAAAGAAAAAATCGTTTTATGTGGCGATTAATGTGTCGACATTCTTTTTTATTGTAGCTGTCCATTTTTTTATCGTGGCGATTTGGGGAAAATCGTATTTTTCAGTCATGCTTATTAGTTTGCTTTTGCTTCACTTAGTATTTGTTATTGGATATTGGAAGAAAAAAGGGGACATACATATTCCAACGATTTTTCGCTTATTTTGGCGATTTAGTTTTCTTTTGTTTTTCTTTCTTTACGTAGGACTGCTTAGTTACGGGATTTTCATGCGAGTGACGAATCTGTAA
- the bshC gene encoding bacillithiol biosynthesis cysteine-adding enzyme BshC yields MEIGEIDLGATNPLATDYMAGTFSVEKGFSYNLKTNDVFSQRARDIRERIYPRQLLVDHLLTYHKTLQASQKTFANIQKLANQESVVVIGGQQAGLLTGPLYTIYKIISIIQLAKEQEAQLGVPVIPVFWIAGEDHDIAEIDHVYIAENGMIQKRTYPHGIREKRMASECIIDRALCKKWLREVVETYGETETTNDLLRFFDDCLEQAATFVDFFAAIVLRLFAKEGLVVVDAAHRELRTIESEFFASLITRHQDVTNAVLLQQERLAELGYQKAIRINSLCANLFYYDGKERWLLEYEEGKFYNKKGGIQFSQEELLLLAQTEPHKLSSNVVTRPLMQEYLFPTLAFIAGPGEIAYWAELKEAFPLFGYTMPPVVPRFTITLVERSIQTDLQELGLTVEQVLQGKVDAAKAEWRSRQINYPLDEMVLAAKARVEEVHRPLREIGMEIDRGLANVLTKNAAFLQAQIDFLHQTLQRAIERKYDVEWRKFARIETSLWPNKAPQERVWNVFYYINKYGFDFLPRLTQLRYEWNNLHKIVYV; encoded by the coding sequence ATGGAGATAGGTGAAATCGATTTAGGGGCAACGAATCCGCTAGCCACTGACTATATGGCAGGGACGTTTTCAGTCGAAAAAGGGTTTTCATATAACTTAAAAACGAACGATGTGTTTTCGCAAAGAGCGCGTGACATTCGCGAACGAATATACCCGCGACAATTGCTCGTCGACCATTTGCTTACGTATCATAAAACGTTGCAAGCGAGCCAAAAAACGTTTGCAAACATTCAAAAACTAGCAAATCAGGAAAGCGTAGTCGTCATCGGCGGGCAGCAAGCCGGGCTGTTGACTGGTCCTCTCTATACGATTTATAAAATCATATCGATTATTCAGCTTGCGAAAGAACAAGAAGCGCAACTTGGTGTACCAGTTATCCCAGTCTTTTGGATTGCTGGAGAAGACCACGATATAGCGGAAATTGACCACGTATACATCGCGGAAAATGGAATGATTCAGAAACGGACGTACCCGCATGGCATTCGGGAGAAGCGCATGGCTTCAGAATGTATCATCGACCGAGCATTGTGTAAGAAGTGGTTAAGAGAAGTCGTAGAAACATATGGGGAAACAGAAACGACGAATGATCTGCTTCGCTTTTTCGACGATTGCTTAGAGCAAGCAGCGACGTTTGTCGATTTTTTTGCGGCGATTGTGCTTCGGTTGTTTGCCAAAGAAGGGTTAGTAGTGGTGGATGCTGCTCATCGAGAATTGCGAACGATAGAGAGCGAATTTTTTGCTTCGCTCATTACACGCCATCAAGATGTGACGAACGCGGTGCTTTTACAGCAAGAGCGACTAGCAGAACTCGGGTATCAAAAAGCGATTAGGATCAACTCGTTGTGTGCCAATCTTTTTTACTATGATGGAAAAGAGCGGTGGCTGCTAGAGTATGAGGAAGGAAAGTTCTACAACAAAAAAGGCGGCATTCAGTTTTCACAAGAAGAACTATTATTGCTGGCGCAAACAGAACCACACAAATTAAGCAGCAACGTCGTCACGCGACCGTTAATGCAAGAATATTTATTTCCGACGCTTGCGTTTATTGCTGGTCCTGGGGAGATTGCGTATTGGGCTGAACTGAAAGAAGCGTTTCCGCTGTTCGGCTACACGATGCCCCCAGTCGTTCCACGCTTTACTATCACATTAGTGGAGCGCTCGATTCAAACGGATTTGCAAGAATTAGGACTGACGGTAGAACAAGTATTACAAGGAAAAGTGGATGCGGCGAAAGCGGAATGGAGAAGCCGGCAAATCAACTATCCGCTCGATGAAATGGTTCTAGCTGCAAAAGCGAGAGTGGAAGAAGTTCATCGACCGTTGCGAGAAATCGGCATGGAAATCGATCGCGGGTTAGCGAATGTTTTGACGAAAAATGCCGCTTTCCTTCAGGCACAAATCGATTTCCTTCACCAAACGTTGCAACGGGCGATCGAGAGAAAATATGACGTAGAGTGGAGAAAGTTTGCCCGCATCGAAACGTCGTTATGGCCGAATAAAGCGCCTCAAGAGCGGGTTTGGAACGTTTTCTATTATATAAATAAATACGGGTTTGATTTTCTGCCTCGCCTCACACAGCTTCGTTACGAATGGAACAATTTGCATAAAATTGTATATGTATAA